From one Halosimplex rubrum genomic stretch:
- a CDS encoding DUF7473 family protein produces the protein MDLVAPLSVETPTALAPLQTDATGGGIFALVVTFLLTAVFYAVTLHLAATFFIGDVPSQRAAYVGPVPALVSILLGRYGVESIGFVSPGLGIVIVLLATLAADAIAISVSYRISWRPAAVLTALHLAFAAVLGFALNNIFGFF, from the coding sequence ATGGACCTCGTAGCGCCGCTCTCGGTCGAGACGCCGACCGCGCTCGCGCCGCTCCAGACCGACGCGACCGGCGGCGGTATCTTCGCGCTGGTCGTCACCTTCCTGCTCACCGCGGTCTTCTACGCCGTGACGCTGCACCTCGCCGCGACCTTCTTCATCGGCGACGTGCCCAGCCAGCGGGCCGCCTACGTCGGCCCGGTCCCGGCGCTGGTCTCCATCCTGCTGGGCCGCTACGGCGTCGAGAGCATCGGGTTCGTCTCCCCGGGCCTCGGGATCGTCATCGTCCTGCTGGCCACCCTGGCTGCCGACGCCATCGCTATCAGCGTCTCCTACCGGATCTCCTGGCGACCCGCCGCGGTGCTCACGGCGCTGCACCTCGCCTTCGCGGCCGTGCTGGGCTTCGCGCTGAACAACATCTTCGGCTTCTTCTGA
- a CDS encoding nucleotidyltransferase domain-containing protein, with translation MTTETVHSDDPPEGAYVRLPVPLGDTDAFRHGATGDVLHVLVDNPERTFTNRGLHRVTGRGLGGVNAAVDTLEALGVVDVDRSGRANAVRADPEMLVTPDDPVTVVPQSEFHAPIRAVLSRLDARIGEPIGVVLFGSVARGDADRTSDIDLFVVVEDGRMDAQRAAHDIERAMADERIDGERYEPHIVVETRESAPGHDRIDDVLTEGVTLRETPALDAVKREVFDSGTD, from the coding sequence ATGACCACTGAGACGGTTCATTCGGACGACCCTCCGGAGGGGGCATACGTTCGACTTCCCGTCCCGCTCGGAGATACGGACGCGTTTCGTCACGGAGCGACCGGAGATGTCCTTCACGTGCTCGTCGACAACCCCGAGCGGACGTTTACGAACCGCGGATTACATCGAGTGACGGGGCGGGGCTTGGGCGGTGTGAACGCGGCGGTCGATACTCTCGAAGCGCTCGGGGTGGTCGATGTCGACCGTTCGGGCCGAGCGAACGCCGTCCGGGCCGACCCCGAGATGCTCGTCACGCCCGACGATCCCGTGACGGTCGTCCCGCAGTCGGAGTTCCACGCACCGATCAGAGCGGTTCTCTCGCGACTCGACGCGCGGATCGGGGAACCGATCGGCGTCGTTCTCTTCGGAAGTGTCGCACGGGGCGACGCCGACCGAACGAGCGACATCGACCTGTTCGTCGTGGTCGAGGACGGACGGATGGACGCTCAACGAGCCGCACACGACATCGAACGGGCGATGGCCGACGAGCGGATCGACGGCGAACGGTACGAACCACACATCGTCGTCGAGACTCGCGAGTCGGCACCAGGCCACGACCGGATCGACGATGTTCTCACCGAAGGGGTGACGCTCCGAGAGACGCCAGCGCTGGACGCGGTGAAGCGGGAGGTGTTCGACAGTGGGACTGACTGA
- a CDS encoding dihydrofolate reductase, with the protein MAGDSASSMEIALIAAVAENRVIGDDGGMPWHYPADLAHFKETTMGHPVIMGRVTYESIAGQLGGPLPGRTNVVVTRSGVDAPDEVVQVGSVDAAVEAAAEVAAETGAETAFVAGGATVYEAFLDRADRLVLTEVPGEPEGDTRFPERDPAAWTEVEREREGELSFVTYERR; encoded by the coding sequence ATGGCGGGCGACTCGGCGTCGTCGATGGAGATTGCGCTGATCGCCGCCGTCGCGGAGAACCGCGTCATCGGCGACGACGGCGGGATGCCGTGGCACTACCCCGCCGACCTCGCTCACTTCAAGGAGACGACGATGGGCCACCCGGTTATCATGGGTCGAGTGACCTACGAGTCGATCGCCGGCCAGCTGGGCGGGCCGCTGCCCGGGCGGACCAACGTCGTGGTGACGCGCTCCGGTGTGGACGCGCCCGACGAGGTCGTGCAGGTCGGGAGCGTCGACGCGGCCGTCGAGGCCGCCGCGGAAGTCGCCGCCGAGACGGGCGCGGAGACGGCGTTCGTCGCCGGCGGCGCGACCGTCTACGAGGCGTTTCTGGACCGGGCCGACCGTCTGGTGCTGACGGAGGTCCCCGGCGAGCCCGAGGGCGACACCCGGTTCCCGGAGCGGGACCCGGCGGCGTGGACCGAGGTCGAGCGCGAGCGCGAGGGGGAGCTGTCGTTCGTGACCTACGAGCGGCGGTGA
- the thyA gene encoding thymidylate synthase — translation MQQYLDLVREAIADGTYKPNRTGVDTLSTFGAHYEVDLQEGFPLLTTKDLSGYRWNSLIHELLWYFSGEEHVRNLREETKIWDAWADEEGRLDTAYGRFWRRYPIPEEGLEGESWPDDAGRWVNDDENTFDQFQYVLDTLRENPRSRRIVVNAWHPANAAVSTLPPCHYTFVFNVQGDRLNLHLTQRSGDIALGIPFNIAAYSLVTHIVAQRTGFEVGSFSHSVVDAHAYCGEGARGEWYEANREELRERMAAVDDRAGYAGVRDWILTDAPAEPGEENADHVPNLLEQLTREPRERPTIEVADEPIDDLTYEDIAVRGYDPAPGLDFAVAE, via the coding sequence ATGCAGCAGTACCTCGATCTCGTCCGGGAGGCCATCGCCGACGGCACCTACAAGCCCAACCGGACGGGCGTGGACACCCTCTCGACGTTCGGCGCGCACTACGAGGTCGACCTCCAGGAGGGGTTCCCCCTCCTGACCACGAAGGATCTGTCGGGCTACCGCTGGAACTCCCTGATCCACGAGCTCCTCTGGTACTTCTCCGGCGAGGAGCACGTCCGCAACCTCCGCGAGGAGACGAAGATCTGGGACGCCTGGGCCGACGAGGAGGGGCGTCTCGACACCGCGTACGGCCGCTTCTGGCGCCGCTATCCCATCCCCGAGGAAGGCCTGGAGGGCGAGTCCTGGCCCGACGACGCGGGCCGCTGGGTGAACGACGACGAGAACACCTTCGACCAGTTCCAGTACGTGCTGGACACGCTGCGGGAGAACCCCCGGTCGCGGCGCATCGTCGTCAACGCCTGGCACCCCGCCAACGCCGCCGTCAGCACCCTCCCGCCGTGTCACTACACCTTCGTCTTCAACGTCCAGGGCGACCGCCTGAACCTCCACCTGACCCAGCGCTCGGGCGACATCGCGCTGGGCATCCCGTTCAACATCGCCGCCTACTCGCTGGTGACCCATATCGTCGCTCAGCGGACCGGCTTCGAGGTCGGGAGCTTCTCCCATTCGGTCGTCGACGCCCACGCCTACTGCGGCGAGGGGGCCCGCGGCGAGTGGTACGAGGCCAACCGCGAGGAGTTGCGCGAGCGGATGGCCGCCGTCGACGACCGCGCGGGCTACGCCGGCGTGCGCGACTGGATCCTGACGGACGCGCCCGCCGAACCCGGCGAGGAGAACGCCGACCACGTCCCGAACCTGCTGGAGCAACTGACTCGCGAGCCCCGCGAACGGCCGACCATCGAGGTGGCCGACGAGCCGATCGACGACCTGACCTACGAGGACATCGCGGTGCGCGGCTACGACCCCGCGCCGGGGCTGGACTTCGCGGTCGCCGAGTGA
- a CDS encoding amidohydrolase, with protein MSDLLVAGGQVLRPDLTVERADVLVDRESGDIADVVDPGTVDAAETLDASDGLVIPGLGNAHTHVAMTLLRGYADDKPLDAWLQEDIWPVEAELTADDIEAGAELGIVEMIRSGTTAFSDMYFHVDRIADAVDRAGVRAVLGHTAVTVGKDDEAARADLQQSIDVAKQLDGAADGRVSTTFQPHSLTTVGEAYLREFVPKAREAGLPIHFHANETENEVDPIVDEHGARPLEYADDLDLLGEDTYVAHGVHVDEAEIDLLADTGTGVAHCPASNMKLASGMAPVQRLRDAGVTVGIGTDGAASNNDLDAFDEVRDAAMIGKLVADDAGAVPAEAVVEMVTRGSADLLDLDGGRVEAGANADLAVVDLEAAHLTPAHDPVSHLAYAVRGSDVRHTVCDGEVLMRDRGVLPLDEAAVRERASEHARDLIARAEGDA; from the coding sequence ATGAGCGACCTCCTCGTCGCGGGCGGACAGGTACTGCGACCCGATCTCACCGTCGAGCGGGCGGACGTGCTGGTCGACCGGGAGTCGGGCGACATCGCCGACGTGGTCGACCCCGGCACCGTCGACGCCGCCGAGACCCTCGACGCGAGCGACGGGCTGGTGATCCCCGGGCTGGGCAACGCCCACACGCACGTCGCGATGACGCTGCTGCGCGGGTACGCCGACGACAAACCGCTCGACGCGTGGCTGCAGGAGGACATCTGGCCGGTCGAGGCGGAACTCACCGCCGACGACATCGAGGCGGGAGCGGAACTCGGTATCGTGGAGATGATCAGGTCGGGAACCACCGCGTTCTCGGACATGTACTTCCACGTCGACCGGATCGCCGACGCGGTCGACCGTGCCGGTGTGCGGGCCGTCCTCGGCCACACGGCCGTCACGGTCGGCAAGGACGACGAGGCCGCACGCGCGGATCTCCAGCAGAGCATCGACGTGGCGAAGCAGCTGGACGGCGCCGCCGACGGTCGGGTCTCGACGACGTTCCAGCCCCACTCGCTGACCACCGTCGGCGAGGCGTATCTCCGGGAGTTCGTCCCGAAGGCCCGCGAGGCAGGCCTGCCGATCCACTTTCACGCCAACGAGACCGAGAACGAGGTCGACCCCATCGTCGACGAACACGGCGCCCGCCCGCTGGAGTACGCCGACGACCTCGACCTGCTCGGGGAGGACACCTACGTCGCCCACGGCGTCCACGTCGACGAGGCGGAGATCGACCTGCTGGCCGACACCGGGACCGGCGTCGCCCACTGCCCGGCGTCGAACATGAAGCTCGCCAGCGGGATGGCGCCCGTCCAGCGCCTCCGAGACGCCGGCGTCACCGTCGGTATCGGGACCGACGGCGCGGCCTCGAACAACGACCTGGACGCCTTCGACGAGGTGCGCGACGCGGCGATGATCGGCAAGCTCGTGGCCGACGACGCGGGCGCCGTCCCCGCCGAGGCTGTCGTCGAGATGGTCACGCGGGGGAGCGCCGACCTGCTCGACCTCGACGGCGGCCGCGTCGAAGCGGGCGCCAACGCCGACCTCGCCGTGGTCGACCTCGAAGCGGCGCACCTGACGCCCGCCCACGACCCGGTGAGCCACCTCGCCTACGCCGTCCGCGGCAGCGACGTGCGCCACACCGTCTGCGACGGCGAGGTCCTGATGCGCGACCGCGGGGTGCTGCCCCTCGACGAGGCCGCCGTGCGCGAGCGGGCGAGCGAGCACGCCCGCGACCTGATCGCTCGGGCCGAGGGCGACGCGTAG
- the hisG gene encoding ATP phosphoribosyltransferase, giving the protein MRIAVPNKGRLHDPAIDLLDRAGLHVVDGADRKLYAQTVDPDVTVLYARAADIPEYVADGAADVGITGLDQARESDTDELVDLLDLEFGSCRLVLAAPEDGDIEAVADLDGGTVATEFPNVTREFFAERDIEVDIAEVSGATELTPHVDIADAIVDITSTGTTLRMNRLAEIADVLESSVRLFARDDVADDEKVQQIRMALESVLSAEGKRYLMMNVPEDRLEEVKDVLPGMGGPTVMDIAGKEDVAVHAVVDERAVFETINALKEVGASDVLVTEIERLVE; this is encoded by the coding sequence ATGCGCATCGCCGTCCCCAACAAGGGTCGCCTACACGACCCGGCGATCGATCTGCTGGACCGGGCCGGCCTCCACGTCGTCGACGGGGCCGACCGGAAGCTCTACGCTCAGACCGTCGACCCCGACGTGACCGTCCTCTACGCCCGCGCCGCCGACATCCCCGAGTACGTCGCCGACGGCGCCGCCGACGTGGGGATCACGGGGCTGGACCAGGCTCGGGAGTCGGACACCGACGAACTCGTCGACCTGCTCGACCTGGAGTTCGGCTCGTGCCGACTCGTCCTCGCGGCGCCCGAGGACGGCGACATCGAGGCCGTCGCGGATCTGGACGGCGGCACCGTCGCCACGGAGTTCCCGAACGTGACCCGCGAGTTCTTCGCCGAACGCGATATCGAGGTGGACATCGCCGAGGTGTCGGGTGCCACGGAGCTCACACCGCACGTCGACATCGCCGACGCCATCGTCGACATCACCTCGACGGGTACCACCCTGCGGATGAACCGCCTGGCGGAGATCGCCGACGTGCTGGAGTCGTCCGTCCGCCTGTTCGCCCGCGACGACGTGGCCGACGACGAGAAGGTCCAGCAGATCCGCATGGCGCTCGAATCCGTGCTCTCCGCCGAGGGCAAGCGCTACCTGATGATGAACGTCCCCGAGGACCGACTGGAGGAGGTGAAGGACGTGCTGCCGGGGATGGGCGGGCCGACGGTGATGGACATCGCCGGGAAGGAGGACGTGGCCGTCCACGCCGTCGTCGACGAGCGAGCCGTCTTCGAGACCATCAACGCGCTCAAAGAGGTGGGGGCGAGCGACGTGCTCGTCACCGAGATCGAGCGGCTGGTGGAGTAG
- a CDS encoding M48 family metalloprotease translates to MLALHLLQSGIDAGVALQSGVDSGAVRDSLGALAAGAAIGALVLYLYGLRVRGADDRVAALARLRRAVRAVLVVVYAGTVLALLDAGWFGVVDAAAAPLVGIDTELASAATLFLGVSTPFAAAIGAYFGAFPAAQSLRGTDVSPVSAAFRLGRFGLGAALYFTVLVVVQNALTTTSTTALPFVAVLFLLLLAVWVTAPWLVRLTRSTRSPTDAERERLARLCQEAGLDPYGVRVLEATDAKQAFALVRGPPRRRQLFVTDYLLDELDDETLRASLALQAARTDRNHLEARLALAVGTVLFTLGPLLGVLSVPGVADGAVALVALSAGLLGLWAGQWLVYRADIAAVERTSREAVEAAIERYAELNDAPMEWGRLASLRRMEPSLTQRIDRIRDRAARE, encoded by the coding sequence GTGCTCGCCCTCCATCTCCTCCAGTCTGGGATCGACGCCGGTGTCGCCCTCCAGTCGGGCGTCGACAGCGGTGCGGTCCGCGACTCGCTGGGCGCGCTCGCCGCGGGTGCGGCCATCGGCGCGCTCGTCCTGTACCTGTACGGTCTGCGGGTTCGCGGCGCCGACGACCGCGTGGCCGCGCTCGCTCGGCTTCGCCGCGCGGTCCGCGCGGTGCTGGTGGTCGTCTACGCGGGGACGGTCCTCGCGCTGCTGGACGCCGGCTGGTTCGGCGTCGTCGACGCGGCGGCCGCACCGCTGGTCGGAATCGACACGGAACTCGCGAGCGCTGCCACGCTGTTTCTCGGCGTCTCGACGCCGTTCGCGGCCGCCATCGGCGCGTACTTCGGTGCGTTCCCCGCGGCCCAGTCGCTCCGCGGGACGGACGTGTCGCCGGTGTCGGCCGCGTTCCGCCTCGGCCGGTTCGGTCTCGGTGCGGCACTGTACTTCACCGTGCTCGTCGTCGTACAGAACGCACTGACGACGACTTCGACGACCGCGCTCCCGTTCGTCGCCGTCCTCTTCCTGTTGCTCCTCGCCGTCTGGGTCACCGCGCCGTGGCTGGTCCGGCTGACCCGCTCGACGCGGTCGCCGACCGACGCCGAGCGCGAACGGCTCGCTCGGCTGTGCCAGGAGGCGGGGCTGGACCCCTACGGCGTCCGCGTCCTCGAAGCGACCGACGCGAAACAGGCGTTCGCGCTCGTGCGCGGCCCGCCCCGCCGTCGACAGCTGTTCGTCACCGACTACCTGCTCGACGAGCTCGACGACGAGACGCTTCGGGCGTCCCTCGCCCTCCAGGCCGCACGGACGGACAGGAACCACCTCGAAGCGCGGTTAGCCCTGGCCGTCGGGACGGTGCTGTTCACGCTGGGGCCGCTCCTCGGCGTCCTCTCCGTGCCGGGCGTCGCCGACGGGGCGGTCGCACTGGTCGCGCTGTCGGCCGGGCTCCTCGGGCTGTGGGCGGGGCAGTGGCTGGTCTATCGGGCCGACATCGCGGCCGTCGAGCGAACGAGTCGCGAGGCCGTCGAGGCCGCCATCGAGCGCTACGCCGAGTTGAACGACGCGCCGATGGAGTGGGGCCGCCTCGCCTCGCTCCGGCGGATGGAGCCGTCGCTGACCCAGCGGATCGACCGGATCCGGGACCGCGCGGCCCGGGAGTGA
- a CDS encoding RDD family protein, translated as MDDSFERCGPGIRGVAMAIDAVVWFALLFVAIYPIAAVTGDITTTSEGVDASLSGTPGLVAFGLWFALALGYHTVAEWRYGRTIGKALVKIRVTDGDGSPPSLRAAAVRNVLRLVDWLPAFYVVGIVAVFASDGSRRIGDRVADTAVVR; from the coding sequence ATGGACGACAGCTTCGAGCGGTGCGGTCCCGGCATCCGCGGCGTGGCGATGGCGATCGACGCCGTCGTCTGGTTCGCCCTCCTGTTCGTCGCGATCTACCCGATCGCGGCGGTGACGGGCGACATCACGACCACGAGTGAGGGCGTCGACGCGTCGCTCAGCGGGACGCCGGGGCTCGTCGCGTTCGGGCTCTGGTTCGCGCTGGCGCTGGGCTACCACACCGTCGCGGAGTGGCGATACGGGCGGACCATCGGGAAAGCACTCGTCAAGATCCGGGTGACTGACGGCGACGGCTCGCCGCCCTCGCTGCGCGCCGCGGCGGTGCGGAACGTCCTCCGGCTCGTCGACTGGCTGCCGGCGTTCTACGTCGTCGGGATCGTCGCCGTGTTCGCCTCCGACGGGTCGCGACGGATCGGCGACCGGGTCGCGGACACCGCCGTCGTCAGGTGA
- a CDS encoding DUF255 domain-containing protein, translated as MDDSADATKVEWREWGDEAFATAERAGKPVLLSLWAPWSEDCREMDETTYSEPRIAANVNDGFVPVRVNVDRRPRVRDRYNMGGFPSTVFATPDGEVITGATFLGVDGFREILDAVRRTWDGKGADAGSIPRQLGDADPPAGELSARVEEHMVEQLLAAYDEEFGGWGTDVKFPLPRTIEFALVRARDQATRTLEAVRTRLFDTYDGGFYRFSHNRNWGSPQREKLVDENAALVRAFAHGYRYTGEDAYRETAEDTVEYLTTDLWTGDAFAASQGGNDAYYRQEATEREDSAAPPVDGTVFAGHNGVAVDGLLTLAAYTDDERARRYAERARDHVLAELVGEDGSVVHFGDPETGEVGEAGLLPSQARVLSGLTTSASVLGEPGSMTAVADYALDHLQGEAGAFRDGPSEGAGLLDRPLYPLDTNVDVADALVETWLLTDDDRYREAAEAALSAFAGATDRMGVEVATYASAVARLRDPRLVAVGTDAGSDLHRAALRLADHETVVAPADDRADDGEAVVLADGDADERASTPDELESVLTESRP; from the coding sequence ATGGACGATTCAGCGGACGCGACGAAAGTCGAGTGGCGCGAGTGGGGCGACGAGGCGTTCGCGACCGCCGAGCGGGCGGGCAAACCCGTCCTCCTGTCGCTGTGGGCGCCCTGGAGCGAGGACTGCCGGGAGATGGACGAGACGACCTACTCGGAGCCCCGCATCGCCGCCAACGTCAACGACGGTTTCGTCCCCGTGCGGGTGAACGTCGACCGCCGGCCGCGCGTCCGCGACCGCTACAACATGGGCGGGTTCCCCTCGACGGTCTTCGCGACGCCCGACGGCGAGGTCATCACGGGCGCGACCTTCCTCGGGGTCGACGGCTTCCGCGAGATCTTAGACGCCGTCCGGCGCACCTGGGACGGGAAGGGCGCCGACGCGGGGTCGATCCCCAGACAGCTCGGCGACGCCGACCCGCCGGCGGGGGAGCTGTCGGCCCGCGTCGAGGAGCACATGGTCGAGCAACTGCTCGCGGCCTACGACGAGGAGTTCGGCGGCTGGGGGACGGACGTGAAGTTCCCGCTGCCCCGCACCATCGAGTTCGCATTGGTGCGGGCCCGCGACCAGGCCACGCGGACGCTCGAAGCGGTGCGGACGCGACTGTTCGACACCTACGACGGCGGCTTCTACCGCTTCTCACACAACCGCAACTGGGGGTCGCCCCAGCGGGAGAAGCTCGTCGACGAGAACGCGGCGCTCGTGCGGGCCTTCGCCCACGGCTACCGCTACACCGGCGAGGACGCCTACCGGGAGACCGCCGAGGACACCGTCGAGTACCTGACGACGGACCTGTGGACCGGCGACGCCTTCGCGGCGAGCCAGGGCGGGAACGACGCCTACTACCGCCAGGAAGCGACCGAGCGCGAGGACTCGGCGGCGCCGCCGGTCGACGGGACGGTGTTCGCCGGCCACAACGGCGTCGCCGTCGACGGGTTGCTCACGCTGGCCGCCTACACCGACGACGAGCGCGCCCGCCGCTACGCCGAGCGCGCCCGCGACCACGTGCTGGCCGAACTCGTCGGCGAGGACGGGAGCGTCGTCCACTTCGGCGACCCCGAGACGGGCGAAGTGGGCGAAGCCGGGCTCCTGCCCTCGCAGGCCCGCGTCCTGTCGGGACTGACGACGAGCGCGTCGGTGCTGGGCGAACCGGGGTCGATGACGGCGGTCGCCGACTACGCTCTCGACCACCTCCAGGGCGAAGCGGGGGCGTTCCGCGACGGACCGAGCGAGGGCGCGGGCCTGCTCGACCGCCCGCTGTACCCGCTGGACACGAACGTCGACGTGGCCGACGCGCTGGTCGAGACCTGGCTGCTGACCGACGACGACCGGTATCGGGAAGCCGCCGAGGCGGCGCTGTCGGCGTTCGCCGGCGCGACCGACCGGATGGGCGTCGAGGTGGCGACGTACGCCTCGGCGGTCGCCCGACTGCGCGACCCGCGGCTGGTCGCCGTCGGGACCGACGCCGGCAGCGACCTCCACCGCGCCGCGCTGCGGCTGGCCGACCACGAGACCGTCGTCGCGCCCGCCGACGACCGCGCCGACGACGGCGAGGCGGTCGTCCTCGCCGACGGCGACGCCGACGAGCGCGCGAGCACCCCCGACGAACTCGAATCCGTCCTGACCGAATCGCGCCCGTAA
- a CDS encoding TrmB family transcriptional regulator: protein MASLRDLGLSEYEARAYRALLEAGPTTAKELSRASDVPMGRIYDVLNSLETQSLARSQTASRPKKYVAVESDTALDRLLDAKKRELEQQVEQYEDIVDDLTDELDGTDPVEEPFWTASVGPGEALDLLVERLTAADERIVVVASAPVQQFDMDDVAARITAALEDALNRGVSVSILLTPEMVDALPEAVGERYREALQPHENFETRTSANVTGTFEIVDDTEVCIEVPHPLTDDETLAVIDLKDPEFAADIAAEFAPRWDEARRLRL, encoded by the coding sequence ATGGCGAGTCTGAGAGATCTGGGCCTCTCGGAGTACGAGGCGCGGGCCTACCGCGCCCTGCTGGAGGCGGGGCCCACGACGGCGAAGGAGCTCTCGCGGGCGAGCGACGTGCCGATGGGCCGGATCTACGACGTGCTCAACAGCCTGGAGACCCAGAGCCTGGCGCGCAGTCAGACGGCGAGTCGGCCGAAGAAGTACGTCGCCGTCGAGTCCGACACGGCCTTGGACCGGCTGCTGGACGCGAAAAAGCGCGAGCTCGAACAGCAGGTCGAGCAGTACGAGGACATCGTCGACGACCTGACCGACGAACTCGACGGGACCGACCCCGTCGAGGAGCCGTTCTGGACGGCCAGCGTCGGCCCGGGCGAGGCGCTGGATCTGCTGGTCGAGCGGCTCACCGCGGCCGACGAGCGGATCGTCGTCGTCGCTTCCGCCCCGGTCCAGCAGTTCGACATGGACGACGTGGCCGCCCGCATCACCGCCGCGCTGGAGGACGCCCTGAATCGGGGCGTCTCGGTGTCGATCCTGCTGACGCCCGAGATGGTCGACGCGCTCCCCGAGGCCGTCGGCGAGCGCTACCGCGAGGCGCTCCAGCCCCACGAGAACTTCGAGACGCGGACGAGCGCGAACGTCACCGGCACCTTCGAGATCGTCGACGACACCGAGGTCTGCATCGAGGTCCCTCATCCGCTGACCGACGACGAGACCCTCGCGGTGATCGACCTCAAGGACCCCGAGTTCGCGGCCGACATCGCCGCCGAGTTCGCGCCCCGGTGGGACGAGGCCCGCCGGTTGCGGCTCTGA
- a CDS encoding methyltransferase domain-containing protein codes for MYVLELGGQDDDFAACEAASAAAGVEVVGAGLATARAVTDRVRDLAFVHRASEVVGHCDPDVASARALLDASTVDREGSVAVRAVDVRATTGVDTQRVERELGQVLVDRGFAVDLDDPDHELRALFAGPPGAESTAANGESADAADGSDADGTGVCVLGWLEAESERGFGDRRPTDRPFFQPGSMDPMLARALVNVAGAREGTTVVDPMCGTGGVLLEAGLVGARAVGSDAQAKMARGTRANLRDALGADGDFAVCRGDVTRLPFADGVADAAVFDVPYGRQSKIEGDSLADLVGDALAEARRLAGRAVVVADRSWEAQAVDTGWRVEEHFERRVHRSLVRHILVLTE; via the coding sequence GTGTACGTCCTCGAACTGGGCGGGCAAGACGACGATTTCGCGGCCTGTGAGGCGGCCAGCGCCGCCGCAGGGGTCGAGGTCGTCGGTGCCGGGCTGGCGACCGCGCGCGCGGTGACCGACCGCGTCCGCGACCTGGCGTTCGTCCACCGCGCGAGCGAGGTGGTCGGCCACTGCGACCCCGACGTGGCGAGCGCGCGGGCGCTGCTGGACGCCTCGACGGTCGACCGGGAGGGGAGCGTCGCCGTCCGCGCCGTCGACGTGCGCGCCACGACCGGCGTCGACACCCAGCGCGTCGAGCGCGAGCTGGGTCAGGTGCTCGTCGACCGCGGGTTCGCCGTCGACCTCGACGACCCCGACCACGAGCTGCGCGCGCTGTTCGCCGGGCCGCCGGGCGCCGAGAGCACGGCGGCGAACGGCGAGTCGGCGGACGCGGCCGACGGCTCCGACGCCGACGGCACGGGCGTCTGCGTCCTCGGCTGGCTCGAAGCCGAGAGCGAGCGCGGCTTCGGCGACCGCCGACCCACCGACCGCCCGTTCTTCCAGCCCGGGAGCATGGACCCGATGCTCGCCCGCGCGCTGGTGAACGTCGCCGGCGCGCGAGAGGGAACAACCGTCGTCGACCCGATGTGTGGCACCGGCGGCGTCCTTCTGGAGGCGGGACTCGTCGGCGCCCGCGCCGTCGGGAGCGACGCCCAGGCGAAGATGGCCCGGGGCACGCGGGCGAACCTGCGCGACGCGCTCGGCGCCGACGGCGATTTTGCGGTCTGTCGCGGCGACGTGACGCGGCTGCCGTTCGCCGACGGCGTCGCCGACGCCGCCGTCTTCGACGTGCCCTACGGCCGCCAGTCGAAGATCGAGGGCGACTCGCTGGCGGACCTCGTGGGGGACGCCCTGGCGGAAGCGCGTCGCCTGGCCGGCCGCGCGGTGGTCGTCGCCGACCGCTCGTGGGAAGCGCAAGCCGTCGACACTGGGTGGCGCGTCGAGGAACACTTCGAACGGCGCGTTCACCGGTCGCTGGTGCGGCATATTCTGGTGCTGACGGAGTAA
- a CDS encoding TATA-box-binding protein produces the protein MVDPKETINIENVVASTGIGQELDLQSVAMDLEGADYDPEQFPGLVYRTQEPKSAALIFRSGKIVCTGAKSTDDVHESLRIVFDKLRDLNIQVDDDPEIVVQNIVTSADLGRNLNLNAIAIGLGLENIEYEPEQFPGLVYRLDDPDVVALLFGSGKLVITGGKQPEDAEEAVDKIVSRLEDLGLLE, from the coding sequence ATGGTTGACCCCAAGGAGACAATCAATATCGAAAACGTCGTCGCCTCGACTGGAATCGGGCAGGAGCTCGACCTGCAGAGCGTGGCGATGGACCTGGAAGGGGCGGACTACGACCCCGAGCAGTTCCCCGGCCTCGTCTACCGCACGCAGGAGCCCAAATCGGCGGCGCTGATCTTCCGCTCGGGCAAGATCGTCTGCACCGGTGCCAAGAGCACCGACGACGTCCACGAGAGCCTGCGCATCGTCTTCGACAAGCTGCGCGACCTGAACATCCAGGTCGACGACGACCCGGAGATCGTCGTCCAGAACATCGTCACCAGCGCGGACCTGGGCCGCAATCTGAACCTCAACGCGATCGCCATCGGTCTCGGCCTGGAGAACATCGAGTACGAGCCCGAGCAGTTCCCCGGGCTGGTCTACCGGCTGGACGACCCCGACGTGGTCGCGCTGCTCTTTGGCTCCGGGAAGCTCGTCATCACCGGCGGCAAACAGCCCGAGGACGCCGAGGAAGCGGTCGACAAGATCGTCTCCCGGCTGGAAGACCTCGGTCTGCTGGAGTAG